In Panicum virgatum strain AP13 chromosome 4N, P.virgatum_v5, whole genome shotgun sequence, a single window of DNA contains:
- the LOC120670016 gene encoding proteasome subunit alpha type-4-2 yields the protein MSRRYDSRTTIFSPEGRLYQVEYAMEAIGNAGSALGILAADGVVLVGEKKVTSKLLQTSRSAEKMYKIDSHLACAVAGIMSDANILINTARLHAQRYALAYQEPIPVEQLVQSLCDTKQGYTQFGGLRPFGVSFLFAGWDKHHGFQLYMSDPSGNYGGWKAAAVGANSQAAQSMLKQDYKDGLTREEAVALALKVLSKTMDSTSLTAEKLELAEVFLQPGTGEVQYQVCSPEALGKLLAKSGLTQPAPEA from the coding sequence atgtctCGCCGCTATGACAGCCGCACGACGATCTTCTCGCCGGAGGGGCGTCTCTACCAGGTGGAGTACGCGATGGAGGCGATCGGCAACGCCGGGTCGGCCCTCGGGATCCTGGCGGCCGACGGCGTGGTCCTCGTCGGCGAGAAGAAGGTGACCTCCAAGCTCCTCCAGACCTCCCGATCCGCCGAGAAGATGTACAAGATCGACTCCCACCTCGCCTGCGCCGTCGCCGGGATCATGTCCGATGCCAACATCCTCATCAACACCGCCCGCCTCCACGCCCAGCGCTACGCGCTCGCCTACCAGGAGCCCATCCCCGTCGAGCAGCTCGTCCAGTCCCTCTGCGACACCAAGCAGGGCTACACCCAGTTCGGAGGCCTCCGCCCCTTCGGGGTCTCCTTCCTCTTCGCCGGGTGGGACAAGCACCACGGCTTCCAGCTCTACATGAGCGATCCATCTGGCAACTACGGCGGGTGGAAGGCCGCTGCTGTTGGGGCTAACAGCCAGGCCGCGCAGTCCATGCTCAAGCAGGACTACAAGGACGGCTTGACCCGCGAGGAGGCCGTCGCCCTCGCGCTCAAGGTCCTCAGCAAGACCATGGATTCCACCAGCTTGACCGCCGAGAAGCTGGAGCTGGCCGAGGTGTTCCTGCAGCCCGGCACCGGGGAGGTGCAGTACCAGGTGTGCTCCCCTGAGGCGCTGGGGAAGCTGCTTGCCAAGTCCGGCCTCACGCAGCCAGCACCTGAGGCTTAA